One genomic region from Spirulina subsalsa PCC 9445 encodes:
- a CDS encoding energy-coupling factor ABC transporter ATP-binding protein — MSAVLEVVDLCFAYPQRPVTLAGVNLTIQGGERVGLVGPNGAGKTTLFLCICGVLGATSGEIQLFEKPIQRGEFRPEIGFVFQNPDDQLFCPSVWDDVAFGVENMGVRGEELGQRVTNALATTGVSHLADRVPHQLSGGEKCMVAIASILAMQPQLILYDEPSANLDLAARRRLIQFLQRSQETILLSSHDLELLLEVCDRVILLNQGQVLADGIPPVILGDRTLMSQNSLEVPASLASD; from the coding sequence ATGTCTGCGGTTTTAGAAGTGGTTGATTTGTGTTTTGCCTATCCCCAACGTCCTGTTACCCTAGCGGGGGTTAATTTGACGATTCAAGGGGGGGAACGGGTGGGGTTAGTGGGGCCGAATGGGGCGGGGAAAACGACGCTGTTTTTGTGTATTTGTGGGGTGCTGGGGGCTACGTCGGGGGAGATCCAGTTGTTTGAAAAGCCCATTCAACGGGGGGAGTTTCGCCCAGAAATTGGCTTTGTTTTCCAAAATCCCGATGATCAGTTGTTTTGTCCTTCGGTGTGGGATGATGTGGCCTTTGGGGTGGAAAATATGGGGGTGCGGGGGGAGGAGTTAGGGCAACGGGTGACGAATGCTTTGGCCACAACGGGGGTGTCTCATTTAGCGGATAGGGTGCCGCACCAACTCTCCGGGGGGGAAAAGTGTATGGTTGCGATCGCCTCTATTTTAGCCATGCAGCCTCAACTCATCCTCTACGATGAACCTAGTGCCAATTTAGACCTAGCTGCACGTCGTCGTTTGATTCAGTTTTTACAACGTTCTCAGGAAACGATTCTCCTCTCCTCTCATGATTTGGAGTTGTTGCTGGAAGTGTGCGATCGCGTGATTCTGCTCAATCAAGGTCAAGTCTTGGCCGATGGTATCCCCCCAGTGATTTTAGGCGATCGCACCCTCATGAGCCAAAACAGCCTAGAAGTCCCCGCTTCCCTGGCCTCGGACTAG